CCTGGCCTTCGACCCTGTCGGGCGCGCCGGGCTTGGCCTGCGTGCCGACCGAGGCCGAGGGCTGCGGGCAGTCCTTTTTCTCCTGGGCCAGCGCGCTCGAAACCGACAGGACGATGGCCACCGTGCACACCACGGATAGAACGTTGCGGATCATGGGCGCCTCCTTGAGATCACTTCCGGTTGTGCTTGGTGATGTCGTAGATGGCGCCCGCCGCGGCGCCGACGCCGGCGCCGATCAGTGCGCCCTTGCCAGGACTGTGACCCGTACCCGCCGCCACTGCAGCGCCCGAGCCGGCGCCCACGGCGGCGCCTGTCGCCGTCCCGCACCCGGTCGCAACCATCGCCAGCAGCGAAAGCCCGATGATCGGAGTCGCTATGCGCTTCATTGCACATCCCTCCTGAACTGGGATCGCGTGTTAGACGTGCAATGCCCGTGCCTTCGAGAAGGCCTCGGTGGGACGGGCGGCTGGGGTCGGGTTACTCGCGGATCAGGACGAAGTCGGCGTCGAGCGCGCGCTGGCCGGGCTTGGGATAGAGCTGGGTGACCAGCACGCGGTGGCCGGGGGCGCTGACGCGCACGTGCACGTGCGGCGGGCGGCCCGGGTAGAGGCCGGGAAAGTCGGTCTCGTACCGGTAGCGGCCCTGGGCATCCGCCACCTGCGTGGCGCGGTGCTCGTCGTCGTAGTCGCCCCGCGGGTTGGCCGACCACCATTCGATCTTCGCGCCGGCCAGCGGTGCGCAGCCGGCGGCGGAGAGCACCCGGCCCGCTACGCCGAGCCCACGCCCGGTGGTCGCGCGCTCGGGAGCGTTCGGCGTGTAGAAGGGGCCGAGCGCGTCGGCCCGCGTCGGCGGGCACCGTTCCGGTTGCGCGCCGGCTGCCGGCGCCAGGCAGGCGGACGCCATCAGCGCCGCCAGCACCGCGCGGATGCGCGAGGAGAGGGGCCGGGCTTCCACGGATGGTATTCTACGGCCGTGAAGGCCCTCTTGCTCACCCGCGAGTACCCACCGCATATTTACGGCGGCGCCGGCGTCGTGGTCGATCAGCTCGCGCGCGCGCTCAGCCTGCGGATGGCGGTGGAGGTGCGATGCTTCGGCGAGCGCGAGCCCCAGGCCGACGCCAAGATCGCCGTCCGGGGCTACACGCCCTGGTCGCGACTGAGCGCGGGCCCGGACGGACCGCGCTTCGCGCCCGCGCTGGAGACGCTCTCGATCGGGTTGGCGATGGCGCGCGATCCGGTGGACGCCGACGTGGCGCACGCCCACACCTGGTACGCCGACATGGCCGGGCTCTGGATCCGCACGCTGCACCGCA
This sequence is a window from Candidatus Methylomirabilota bacterium. Protein-coding genes within it:
- a CDS encoding YMGG-like glycine zipper-containing protein, whose protein sequence is MKRIATPIIGLSLLAMVATGCGTATGAAVGAGSGAAVAAGTGHSPGKGALIGAGVGAAAGAIYDITKHNRK
- a CDS encoding intradiol ring-cleavage dioxygenase, whose product is MEARPLSSRIRAVLAALMASACLAPAAGAQPERCPPTRADALGPFYTPNAPERATTGRGLGVAGRVLSAAGCAPLAGAKIEWWSANPRGDYDDEHRATQVADAQGRYRYETDFPGLYPGRPPHVHVRVSAPGHRVLVTQLYPKPGQRALDADFVLIRE